CTGGTCGCCTCGGGTCGCCGCCGGGAGGGGACGGCGCCGCCGGAAGCGGTGGCGCCGCTGCACCGGGCGGTGTCCCGCCAGAGCGCGTGACACCGGGCTCCTGGGGGCGAGGGGAACGGCGCAATCCTTTGTCTTCGGGGGCGCGGCCCCTGGGGGCGAGGGGAACGGCGCGACCGGCCCTACGTGCCCTGTTCAAGCCCCGTCCCGCCCGTTACGTGGCGGGGACGCGGGTGAAGCGGCCCGCCACGCGCAGGTCCGCCTCGATCAGACCCGCCGTCGCCGACAACTCCGGCAGCACCTCGGCCACGCACCGCTCGACCGTCCGGCGGGAACTGTGCATGGCCACGTTGACGGCGGCCACGACGGCCCCCGTACGATCCCGGACCGGCGCCGCGATCGACCGCAGCCCCTCCTCCAACTCCCCGTCGACCAGCGCGTAACCGGCCTCCCGTACGCGGTCCAGGGTGGCCGCGAGCGCGGCCGGGTCCGTGACCGTGTGCGGGGTCAGCGCGTCGAGGCGGCCGGTCAGGAACCGCCCCCGCCCGGCCGGGGAGAGGTCCGCCACCATCACCCGTCCCAGCGAGGTCGCGTACGCCGGGAGTCGGGTGCCGACCGTGATGTTGACGCTCATGATGCGACTGGTGGCGACGCGTGCCGTGTACTGGATCTCGTCGCCCGCCAGCACCGCGAGGGACGCCGAGTCGTGCAGCCGGCCCGCGAGATCGGCGAGGTGCGGGGCCGCGATCTGCGGCAGCGTCGTACGGGAGAGGGGCGGGAAGCCGAGCGACAGGACGCGGGGCGTCAGCGTGAAGTGCCTGCCACGGGACGCGACATGGCCCAGGTGTTCCAACGTGATCAGCGCCCGCCGTGCCGTCGCCCGGGCGAGCCCGGTCGCCTGCGCCACCTCGGTGAGCGTCAGCTCGTCGCGGCCCTCGCCGAACGCCGTGATCACGGTCAGCCCGCGGGCCAGCGACTCGATGAACTCCCGGCCCAGTTCCTGTTTCGAGGCGCCGGTCCAGGTGGCGAGCCCGGCCGGAGCGGCGGGTGGCCGGGCGGGCGCGTCGCGCAGATCCCGTTCCATGGCGTGTACGGTCGCCCGCAGCCGCGGCAGCATGGTCTCCCGCAGGGACTGCGCGCTGTGCTGGCTGGTGTGGCTCACCACGCTCACCACGCAGGCGACACGGCCGCCCCGGTCCCGTACGGGCATCGAGACGGCGACCAGGCCGGGTTCGATCAGCTGGTCGTCGAGGGCCCAGCCCCGGGTGCCCGCCTGGTGGGTCCGCTCCTCGAACTCCGTGTCCGGGGTGGGGTGTTCGCGCGGGGGCAGCGCCGGGAAGCCCTGGTCCCGCGGGTCCGCCGCCCGTCTGTCCCGCCACCGCGCCCAGTCCTCCAGGGTCCACTCGGTGGCGAACAGCGGGCCCGGCGCCGTCCGTTCGGCCGGCAGGAGGTCGCCGATACGGAAGCTCAGGGACATCGCGCGTCGGCGCGTGGCCTGGTGGATGAAGCGGATGCCGT
This sequence is a window from Streptomyces ortus. Protein-coding genes within it:
- a CDS encoding IclR family transcriptional regulator domain-containing protein, encoding MPPTHLTPAKPDAVEPAEAVAPLIRGVTVLHRLTEAGGTQSLSALEKTTGLARSTVDRIAATLARMGYLRLDGRDAVLTPRLMELGNAYLAALQLPRLLDTRADALADELDESVSLAVADRDGIRFIHQATRRRAMSLSFRIGDLLPAERTAPGPLFATEWTLEDWARWRDRRAADPRDQGFPALPPREHPTPDTEFEERTHQAGTRGWALDDQLIEPGLVAVSMPVRDRGGRVACVVSVVSHTSQHSAQSLRETMLPRLRATVHAMERDLRDAPARPPAAPAGLATWTGASKQELGREFIESLARGLTVITAFGEGRDELTLTEVAQATGLARATARRALITLEHLGHVASRGRHFTLTPRVLSLGFPPLSRTTLPQIAAPHLADLAGRLHDSASLAVLAGDEIQYTARVATSRIMSVNITVGTRLPAYATSLGRVMVADLSPAGRGRFLTGRLDALTPHTVTDPAALAATLDRVREAGYALVDGELEEGLRSIAAPVRDRTGAVVAAVNVAMHSSRRTVERCVAEVLPELSATAGLIEADLRVAGRFTRVPAT